A genomic window from Flavobacterium johnsoniae includes:
- a CDS encoding PPC domain-containing DNA-binding protein: MKIQIHKTLILFLLLTFNLANAQQNDKEKCRYTKTNYGYLMVLREGDNVLELIENLAKEQNIPSANFTGIGFAQDATFGFYDFGEKKFHPKTFNKVEMGSITGSIAWSGDKPSIHMHGVATDGKFDAYGGHILGLKVGTGSMEIYITVNSEKLERKIEQPLNANVLQLPCLK, from the coding sequence ATGAAAATTCAAATCCATAAAACCCTCATTTTATTCCTTTTGCTCACTTTTAATTTAGCTAATGCGCAACAAAATGATAAAGAAAAATGCCGTTATACCAAAACAAATTATGGTTATCTGATGGTTCTTCGCGAAGGCGATAATGTTTTAGAATTAATCGAAAATCTCGCCAAAGAACAAAATATTCCGTCTGCAAACTTTACAGGAATTGGTTTTGCACAAGATGCTACTTTTGGTTTTTATGATTTTGGAGAAAAGAAATTTCACCCCAAAACTTTCAATAAAGTAGAAATGGGAAGCATTACGGGATCTATTGCCTGGAGTGGCGACAAACCTTCAATACACATGCACGGCGTTGCAACCGATGGTAAATTTGATGCTTACGGCGGACATATTTTAGGACTTAAAGTTGGAACGGGTTCTATGGAAATTTACATCACTGTAAATAGCGAAAAGTTAGAAAGAAAGATTGAACAGCCTTTGAATGCTAATGTTTTACAATTGCCTTGTTTGAAGTAA
- a CDS encoding glycosyl hydrolase family 32 codes for MYSGSGFSNWEIGDVDVFIDEKGVHHLFHLIIPNHDYIAHAVSKDGLSWKRVKNALFVGDPGEWDDDMLWTMHISKKSEGEGYEMYYTGLKRQDKGIEQKVGRAISTDLINWKKENLYGLPFKSEAPHYEGKNNNPREWISFRDPFKYQYKNEDYLLICARSASGPTYRRGCIGVAKREKEGYVLQKPLHIPYVYDDVECPCVFEIKGSHYLLGSIREDIKVRYWSSSEFKGEYSAFHNNVLLPQGNYAARVVKDGKHFLLYNFYFADGNVNTHRVIPPPKELETDKSGRLLLKSYYYWEKLYQKTILQKDLPLPLPILGNPTAEFILENENKWRFGCRSGYEIYGFEKPSSDFVWEGTLSVEGMGKTGFVIECDKEGTGYYISIDFMNGFVQFRAWGFNEKDVKNNFIFENIQTNQFEIGEEKQISFKIIRYGNYYELSINEIVKLTLLDFKYNEGKIGIYVCSAVISISDSKIHVIPEPENEYAASDPEKYNNELQPNSVV; via the coding sequence ATGTATTCAGGTTCAGGATTTAGCAATTGGGAAATCGGGGATGTTGATGTATTTATTGATGAAAAAGGAGTTCATCATTTATTTCATTTAATTATTCCAAATCACGATTATATTGCGCATGCAGTTTCAAAAGATGGTCTTTCGTGGAAAAGGGTTAAAAATGCCTTATTTGTTGGCGATCCCGGAGAATGGGATGATGATATGTTATGGACCATGCATATTAGCAAAAAATCGGAAGGAGAAGGTTATGAAATGTATTACACCGGACTTAAACGTCAGGATAAAGGAATTGAACAGAAAGTGGGAAGAGCGATTTCTACCGATTTAATTAATTGGAAAAAAGAAAACTTATACGGACTTCCGTTTAAAAGTGAAGCACCTCATTATGAAGGAAAAAACAATAATCCAAGAGAATGGATTAGTTTTAGAGATCCATTTAAATACCAATATAAAAATGAAGATTATCTGCTAATCTGCGCCCGAAGTGCTTCTGGACCAACTTACCGAAGAGGTTGTATTGGTGTTGCAAAAAGAGAAAAAGAAGGTTATGTTTTGCAAAAACCGCTACATATTCCGTATGTGTATGATGATGTTGAATGTCCGTGTGTTTTTGAAATCAAAGGATCGCATTATTTATTGGGTTCGATTCGCGAGGATATTAAAGTCCGATATTGGTCTTCTTCTGAATTTAAAGGCGAATATTCGGCTTTTCATAATAATGTTTTACTGCCGCAGGGAAATTATGCCGCAAGAGTAGTAAAAGACGGAAAACATTTTCTGCTCTATAATTTTTATTTTGCTGATGGAAATGTAAATACACATCGCGTTATTCCGCCGCCAAAAGAACTGGAAACTGATAAAAGCGGCAGACTTCTTTTAAAAAGTTATTATTATTGGGAAAAACTCTATCAAAAAACCATTCTTCAAAAAGATTTGCCACTTCCCTTGCCTATTCTCGGGAATCCTACAGCTGAATTTATTTTAGAAAATGAAAATAAATGGCGTTTTGGCTGTAGAAGCGGTTACGAAATTTATGGTTTCGAAAAGCCTTCAAGCGATTTTGTTTGGGAAGGAACGCTTTCTGTTGAAGGAATGGGAAAAACCGGTTTTGTAATAGAATGCGATAAAGAAGGAACTGGATATTATATTTCGATTGATTTTATGAACGGCTTTGTTCAGTTTAGAGCGTGGGGATTTAATGAAAAAGATGTCAAGAATAATTTTATTTTCGAAAATATTCAAACCAATCAGTTTGAAATTGGCGAAGAAAAACAGATTTCTTTTAAAATTATCCGCTACGGAAATTATTACGAACTTTCGATTAATGAAATAGTAAAACTGACTTTACTTGATTTTAAATACAACGAAGGAAAAATTGGAATTTATGTTTGTTCTGCCGTAATTTCGATTAGCGATTCTAAAATTCATGTTATTCCAGAACCAGAAAACGAATACGCAGCTTCTGATCCTGAAAAATATAATAATGAGTTACAGCCTAATTCTGTAGTTTAA
- a CDS encoding HAD-IIB family hydrolase has product MMKKLRISLINIHGLLKGSGLEIGRDADNGGQTKYIYELAEFLSQHEDVEHVHLFTRLIDDPALSPEYAVPVEIINDKLDIRRIPFLGKKYKAKEQLWEGLDTFVNGAMQHIKQHNIFPDWIHSHYADAGYAAAELSAVLNIPFAHTGHSLGFYKKKKLLEGGENEEEIEKKFKFETRIAAEERTLELAEFIVTSTEQEIETYKAYKNFELGKYHAISPGIDTRKFVPYYFQENDSEKNMEEIQRKYWVQESISKFLTNPHKPIILALSRPDRHKNLNTLIEVYGKDKELQSLANLVIFAGIRKDITKMPESEKNVLTDLLLLMDKYDLYGKMAIPKKHDVENEVSIIYRYAAEKRGVFVNLALHENFGLTVIESASSGLPVVVTKNGGPSEIIPVCQNGELVNPQEENQIKKALRNILTDENQWKYYSNNGAINIQKHYSWVSHVNQYVDLINENLSVSSAGIKKQHYPNINIDRLKRKIDHLLVSDIDGTLIEPKLSNPGLQELKSHLTNRTDKMAFAMASGRNLELVKQVIDEEEFPLPDFIICSVGTEIYYTNGKDYILDKGWAKFLSGRWKREDIVNRLKAIKWIKLQEEEAQNPYKISYYYEKEHYDHEELIRVLGTGWYKVNIIPSHGQFLDFIPKRASKGNAIKFLCRKWSIPLSNVIAAGDSGNDVDMFRGPVKGIIVGNRSAELAAYETTKSIYVAATSASEGILEGLKHYKVIK; this is encoded by the coding sequence ATGATGAAAAAATTACGAATTTCTCTTATCAATATACACGGACTTCTAAAAGGTTCTGGTCTTGAAATTGGACGAGATGCCGACAACGGAGGTCAAACCAAATACATTTACGAATTAGCCGAATTTTTATCTCAACATGAAGATGTAGAACACGTGCATCTTTTTACCAGATTGATAGACGATCCCGCTCTTTCTCCAGAATATGCTGTTCCTGTAGAAATTATCAATGATAAATTAGACATTAGGCGAATTCCTTTTCTGGGTAAAAAATACAAAGCAAAAGAACAGCTTTGGGAAGGTTTGGACACTTTCGTGAATGGCGCGATGCAGCACATTAAACAACACAACATTTTCCCAGATTGGATTCATTCTCATTATGCAGACGCTGGTTATGCCGCAGCCGAATTGTCAGCCGTTTTAAATATTCCTTTTGCACATACTGGACACTCATTGGGATTTTATAAAAAGAAAAAATTACTCGAAGGCGGTGAAAACGAAGAAGAAATAGAAAAAAAATTCAAATTTGAAACCCGAATTGCCGCCGAAGAAAGGACACTTGAACTCGCTGAATTTATTGTCACTTCTACCGAACAAGAAATCGAAACTTACAAGGCGTATAAAAATTTCGAATTAGGAAAATACCACGCGATTTCTCCTGGAATAGATACCCGAAAATTTGTTCCTTATTATTTTCAAGAAAATGATTCTGAGAAAAACATGGAAGAAATACAACGAAAATATTGGGTTCAAGAAAGTATTTCTAAATTTCTTACCAATCCGCACAAACCTATTATTCTGGCACTTTCTAGACCTGATCGCCATAAAAACCTCAACACTTTAATCGAAGTTTACGGAAAAGATAAAGAACTTCAAAGTCTTGCCAATCTTGTCATTTTTGCCGGAATTCGAAAAGATATTACCAAAATGCCAGAATCTGAAAAAAACGTTTTAACCGATTTGCTTCTGCTTATGGATAAATACGATTTGTACGGAAAAATGGCTATTCCGAAAAAACATGATGTCGAAAATGAGGTTTCGATTATTTATCGTTATGCCGCAGAAAAAAGAGGTGTTTTTGTGAATTTGGCTTTGCATGAAAACTTCGGCTTGACCGTTATAGAATCTGCAAGTTCTGGACTTCCAGTTGTGGTGACAAAAAATGGCGGACCTTCAGAAATTATTCCCGTTTGTCAAAATGGAGAATTGGTAAATCCACAAGAAGAAAATCAGATTAAAAAAGCGCTTCGCAATATTTTGACAGATGAAAATCAATGGAAATATTATTCGAATAATGGCGCGATTAATATTCAAAAACATTACAGTTGGGTAAGTCACGTCAATCAATATGTTGACTTAATAAATGAGAATTTATCGGTTTCTTCTGCTGGAATTAAAAAACAGCATTATCCAAACATCAACATTGACCGTTTAAAAAGAAAAATCGATCATTTGTTAGTTTCTGATATTGACGGAACTTTAATTGAACCGAAACTTTCTAATCCTGGTTTACAAGAATTAAAATCGCATTTAACCAATCGTACCGATAAAATGGCTTTTGCAATGGCTTCTGGACGAAATCTTGAACTTGTAAAACAAGTAATTGATGAAGAAGAATTTCCTCTTCCCGATTTTATTATTTGCTCTGTCGGAACCGAAATTTATTACACCAACGGAAAAGATTATATTTTAGATAAAGGCTGGGCAAAATTTCTTTCTGGGAGATGGAAAAGAGAGGATATCGTTAATCGATTAAAGGCCATTAAATGGATAAAATTGCAGGAAGAAGAAGCTCAAAATCCATATAAAATCTCCTATTATTATGAAAAAGAACATTACGATCATGAGGAATTAATTCGCGTTTTAGGAACGGGCTGGTATAAAGTGAATATTATTCCGAGTCACGGGCAGTTTCTGGATTTTATTCCAAAAAGAGCTTCAAAAGGAAATGCGATTAAATTTTTATGCCGAAAATGGTCTATTCCGCTTTCTAATGTAATTGCTGCTGGAGATTCAGGAAATGATGTTGATATGTTTAGAGGTCCTGTAAAAGGGATTATTGTTGGAAACAGAAGCGCCGAATTAGCCGCGTACGAAACCACAAAAAGTATTTATGTTGCCGCAACTTCAGCATCAGAAGGAATTTTAGAAGGCTTAAAACATTATAAAGTTATTAAATAA
- a CDS encoding carbohydrate kinase family protein has protein sequence MSNKQLKAVAFGEVLYDIFGDEKRIGGAPLNVALRMKALGAETNMISCVGNDENGDAIINEIKKLGLQTDTILKSDDFPTGLVNVTLDESKSAAYEILYPSAWDKIVLNEEARDLVVNSDVLIYGSLVCRDEVSRQALEELLNTHTYKVFDVNLRKPHYDYELLLELMQFANFIKFNDEELAEISAALDSPYTTLEENINFICSLTNATAICVTRGKDGAVLLWDKRLYENKGYTVKVDDTVGAGDSFLGALVTFLLTDKEPQDALNFACATGALVAGSAGANPEISKIAIENLINQN, from the coding sequence ATGAGTAACAAACAACTTAAAGCTGTCGCTTTTGGCGAGGTATTGTATGACATTTTTGGCGACGAAAAAAGAATTGGCGGAGCTCCATTAAACGTGGCGCTTCGAATGAAAGCTCTAGGAGCAGAAACCAATATGATAAGTTGTGTTGGCAACGACGAAAATGGCGACGCAATTATTAATGAAATCAAAAAATTAGGTTTGCAAACAGACACTATTCTTAAATCTGATGATTTTCCTACTGGATTAGTGAATGTAACTTTAGACGAAAGCAAATCTGCTGCTTATGAAATTCTTTATCCATCTGCTTGGGACAAAATTGTTCTAAATGAGGAAGCAAGAGATTTAGTTGTTAATTCTGATGTTTTAATTTACGGAAGCTTAGTTTGTCGAGATGAGGTTTCTAGACAGGCTTTAGAAGAATTATTGAATACACATACTTACAAGGTTTTTGATGTTAATTTAAGAAAACCGCATTACGATTATGAACTTTTACTTGAATTAATGCAGTTTGCCAATTTCATCAAATTTAATGATGAAGAATTGGCTGAAATTAGTGCTGCTTTAGATTCTCCTTATACAACTTTAGAAGAAAATATAAACTTCATCTGTTCGCTAACCAATGCAACTGCAATTTGTGTGACAAGAGGAAAAGATGGTGCTGTACTACTTTGGGACAAACGTCTTTATGAAAATAAAGGTTACACTGTAAAAGTTGATGATACAGTTGGCGCCGGAGATTCTTTTTTAGGTGCTTTAGTAACATTCCTTTTAACGGATAAAGAGCCGCAAGATGCTTTAAACTTTGCCTGCGCAACTGGTGCTTTAGTCGCTGGATCGGCTGGAGCAAATCCTGAAATTTCGAAAATTGCTATTGAAAATCTTATCAATCAAAATTAA
- a CDS encoding copper resistance protein CopD — MTLHHFVLIIHLLAATIWVGGHLLLAICYLPTALKKKDPHIILSFEKKFEVLGMSSLALLIITGIWMAYDFGITIDTWFAFKNGFEKVISIKLILLFCTFFCAICAQFYVIPNLNEKNINRIALIIISVTSIGVAMLVLGSTLRYGGI; from the coding sequence ATGACCTTACATCATTTTGTATTAATAATTCATCTTTTGGCCGCCACGATTTGGGTTGGCGGACATTTACTGCTTGCCATTTGTTATTTACCAACAGCTTTAAAGAAAAAAGATCCGCATATCATTTTAAGTTTTGAAAAGAAATTTGAAGTTCTCGGCATGTCTTCTCTAGCTTTATTAATCATTACAGGAATTTGGATGGCATACGATTTTGGCATTACCATTGATACTTGGTTTGCCTTTAAAAACGGATTTGAAAAAGTGATTTCAATAAAATTGATTTTGCTTTTCTGTACTTTCTTCTGCGCAATTTGTGCACAGTTTTATGTGATTCCGAATTTAAATGAAAAGAATATTAACAGAATAGCTCTTATAATTATTTCGGTTACTTCTATTGGTGTTGCAATGTTGGTTTTAGGATCAACGCTTCGTTATGGCGGGATTTGA
- a CDS encoding anaerobic ribonucleoside-triphosphate reductase activating protein: MNTNNASISKKPLSIKGIFSLTPFTLLDYPHKTACIVWFAGCNMRCLYCYNPEIVLGKGKIDFETILNFLKTRKGLLDGVVLSGGECTLHHKIIDFIKEIKAMGFAVKIDTNGSNPKILNSLIRNRLIDYVALDYKSLPHTFKKLTQSGLFSEFEESLKLLIQSDIPFEVRTTFHSSLISEDDFSKMIEYLEIQNFEGNYYVQHFMNNVPTLSKLDSSNKEIQLKDFSTSKIKVIFREQ, translated from the coding sequence GTGAACACCAACAACGCAAGCATTTCGAAGAAACCATTATCTATTAAAGGAATATTTAGCCTCACGCCTTTTACTTTATTAGATTATCCGCATAAAACGGCCTGCATAGTGTGGTTTGCGGGCTGTAATATGCGGTGTTTATACTGCTACAATCCAGAGATTGTTTTAGGAAAAGGAAAAATAGATTTTGAAACTATTTTGAATTTTCTAAAAACCCGAAAAGGATTATTAGACGGAGTGGTTTTAAGCGGCGGCGAATGTACTTTACATCATAAAATAATTGATTTTATAAAAGAAATCAAAGCAATGGGATTTGCAGTCAAAATTGACACAAACGGCTCAAACCCGAAAATATTGAACAGCCTGATTCGTAATCGATTAATTGATTATGTCGCGTTAGATTATAAAAGTCTTCCTCATACCTTTAAAAAACTAACGCAATCAGGCTTATTTTCTGAATTTGAAGAAAGTCTAAAACTTTTAATTCAATCAGATATTCCGTTTGAAGTGCGTACTACTTTTCATTCTTCTTTAATTTCAGAAGATGACTTTTCGAAGATGATTGAGTATTTAGAAATACAAAATTTTGAAGGAAATTATTATGTTCAGCATTTTATGAATAATGTTCCAACGCTTTCAAAACTAGATAGTTCGAATAAAGAAATACAACTTAAAGACTTCTCAACTTCAAAAATAAAAGTTATTTTTAGAGAGCAATAA
- the nrdD gene encoding anaerobic ribonucleoside-triphosphate reductase, with protein sequence MKTKTHKVLAENKNERSKCLVYTRVMGYHRPVESFNIGKKGEHQQRKHFEETIIY encoded by the coding sequence ATGAAAACAAAAACGCATAAAGTTTTAGCAGAAAACAAAAACGAAAGAAGCAAATGTTTGGTTTATACCCGCGTAATGGGATATCACAGACCTGTAGAAAGTTTTAATATTGGAAAAAAAGGTGAACACCAACAACGCAAGCATTTCGAAGAAACCATTATCTATTAA
- a CDS encoding ribonucleoside triphosphate reductase: MEKYVIKRNGDYKPFEAYKIQDAIQKAFQSVNKPFDKKIYKIVLSGLEVKYSWPVEEIQDIIERVLFENGYFQTMRSFIIYRHTRKLQREHINGLNDDTTYIDSTQTVEEYINQSDWRINANANISYSNAGLVSNTAGKVIANYWLDKIYNKEEGSAHRNGDIHIHDLDCLTGYCAGWSLRVLLNEGFNGVRGRVESRPPSHFREALGQMANFLGILQSEWAGAQAFSSFDTYLAPYVFKDQLSYQEVLKAIRSFVYNLNVPARWGQSPFTNITLDWNVPEDLKEQIPTQNNEHLFFKIKDKNLIEEAKKRGVEKLVDLKYADFQQEMNLINKAYYTIMTEGDANGQPFTFPIPTVNITEDFDWNGENVDLLFENTAKIGSSYFQNFIGSQYILDEKGNRIENPEAYKPNAVRSMCCRLQLDLRELLKRGNGLFGSAEMTGSIGVVTINMARLGFLHRGNIINLFAHLDELLKIAKSTLEKKRVFIQQMYDRGLYPYTKRYLEHFRNHFSTIGVNGMNEMVINFSEGKENITCNSGIHFATEILDHIRLRMKEFQEETGNLYNLEATPAEGTTYRFAKEDKKRFPEILQAGQNENIYYTNSSQIPVDFTDDPFEALLLQDELQCKYTGGTVLHLYMREKISSPEACKNFVKKVLTNFKLPYITVTPIFSICPIHGYLNGEHEYCPKCDEILLQKNNQKHLAYENKNA; the protein is encoded by the coding sequence ATGGAAAAATATGTAATAAAACGCAATGGAGATTATAAGCCTTTTGAAGCTTATAAAATTCAAGATGCAATTCAAAAAGCTTTTCAAAGTGTCAATAAACCTTTCGACAAAAAGATCTACAAAATTGTGCTTTCTGGTTTGGAAGTCAAATATTCATGGCCTGTTGAAGAAATTCAGGATATTATTGAAAGAGTTCTTTTTGAAAACGGCTATTTCCAAACCATGCGTTCGTTTATTATTTACCGTCATACTCGAAAATTACAGCGCGAACACATTAATGGTTTAAACGATGATACAACGTACATAGACAGCACGCAAACTGTAGAAGAATACATAAACCAGTCTGATTGGCGAATCAATGCGAATGCGAATATTTCATATTCTAATGCGGGATTAGTCAGCAATACCGCAGGAAAGGTGATCGCCAATTATTGGCTGGATAAAATATATAATAAAGAAGAAGGTTCTGCTCATAGGAATGGCGACATACACATTCATGATTTGGATTGTCTTACCGGATACTGCGCTGGTTGGAGTCTGCGAGTGCTATTAAATGAAGGTTTTAATGGCGTTCGAGGACGTGTCGAGAGCAGACCTCCTTCTCATTTTAGAGAAGCATTAGGGCAAATGGCTAATTTCTTGGGAATTTTGCAAAGCGAATGGGCTGGCGCTCAAGCTTTCAGTTCTTTTGACACCTATTTAGCGCCGTATGTTTTTAAAGATCAGCTTTCTTATCAAGAAGTTTTAAAAGCAATTAGAAGTTTTGTTTATAATTTGAATGTTCCAGCTCGTTGGGGACAATCGCCTTTTACAAATATTACTTTAGATTGGAATGTTCCAGAAGATTTGAAAGAACAGATTCCGACACAAAATAACGAACATTTATTCTTCAAAATAAAAGATAAAAATCTGATTGAAGAAGCTAAAAAAAGAGGCGTTGAAAAACTAGTCGATTTAAAATATGCTGATTTTCAGCAAGAAATGAACCTCATCAATAAAGCGTATTACACAATTATGACCGAAGGTGACGCAAATGGTCAGCCGTTTACTTTTCCGATTCCGACAGTGAATATTACAGAAGATTTTGACTGGAATGGAGAAAACGTCGATTTGTTATTTGAAAATACAGCCAAAATCGGTTCGTCATATTTTCAGAATTTTATTGGAAGCCAATATATTTTGGATGAAAAAGGAAATCGAATCGAAAATCCAGAAGCATACAAACCCAATGCCGTTCGAAGTATGTGTTGCCGATTACAGCTCGATTTAAGAGAATTATTAAAACGAGGAAACGGACTTTTTGGAAGCGCAGAAATGACGGGAAGCATCGGCGTTGTTACGATTAATATGGCGCGTTTGGGTTTTCTGCACAGAGGAAATATCATCAATTTGTTTGCTCATTTGGATGAATTATTGAAAATCGCCAAATCGACTTTGGAGAAGAAAAGAGTCTTTATTCAGCAAATGTACGACCGCGGATTGTATCCTTACACCAAACGTTATTTAGAACATTTTAGAAATCATTTTTCGACAATTGGCGTAAACGGAATGAACGAAATGGTAATTAATTTTTCTGAAGGAAAAGAAAATATTACGTGCAATTCGGGAATTCATTTTGCAACAGAAATTCTAGATCATATTCGATTAAGAATGAAAGAGTTTCAAGAAGAAACTGGAAATTTATACAATCTCGAAGCGACTCCCGCCGAGGGAACAACGTATCGTTTTGCAAAAGAAGATAAAAAGCGTTTTCCTGAGATTTTGCAAGCAGGACAAAATGAGAATATTTATTATACTAATAGTTCACAAATTCCGGTAGATTTTACAGACGACCCTTTTGAGGCTTTATTGCTTCAAGACGAATTGCAATGCAAATATACTGGCGGTACAGTTTTGCATCTTTATATGAGAGAAAAAATAAGCAGTCCAGAAGCTTGTAAAAACTTCGTAAAGAAAGTTTTAACCAACTTCAAACTGCCTTACATAACCGTAACACCAATTTTTAGCATTTGCCCAATTCATGGTTATCTGAACGGAGAACATGAATATTGCCCAAAATGTGACGAAATTTTACTTCAAAAAAACAATCAGAAACACTTGGCTTATGAAAACAAAAACGCATAA
- the ric gene encoding iron-sulfur cluster repair di-iron protein, with amino-acid sequence MKLTNKSTIGEIVADDFRTAAVFTKYHIDFCCKGYRTIEEVCKKRDIEEAILIEYIRDAKRSTANQSFDYKTWPVDVIADYLTKTHHRYINEKAPIILQYLTKLAGVHGAIHPELHEIHTIFSKSFLDLKAHLNREETVVFPFIIKMKNAQSKGTDLDIPPFLSIENPIATLKQDHEVESERFRRIAALTNNYTPPTESCNTYKVAFAMLEEFEKDLRKHIHLENNILFPKVIELEKTFEKVL; translated from the coding sequence ATGAAACTAACTAATAAAAGTACCATTGGCGAAATCGTAGCAGATGATTTCAGAACAGCCGCTGTTTTTACAAAATACCATATTGATTTTTGCTGTAAAGGATATAGAACTATCGAAGAAGTTTGCAAAAAAAGAGATATTGAAGAAGCTATTTTAATAGAATATATTCGAGATGCAAAACGAAGTACCGCCAATCAATCTTTCGATTATAAAACCTGGCCTGTTGATGTAATTGCAGATTACCTCACTAAAACACATCATAGATATATTAATGAAAAAGCGCCTATAATCCTTCAATATTTAACCAAATTAGCTGGTGTTCACGGTGCTATTCATCCTGAATTACATGAAATACATACAATTTTCTCAAAATCATTTTTGGATTTAAAAGCACATTTAAATCGAGAAGAAACAGTTGTTTTTCCTTTCATTATAAAAATGAAAAATGCACAAAGCAAAGGAACTGATTTAGATATACCGCCTTTTTTAAGTATTGAAAATCCGATTGCAACATTGAAACAAGATCATGAAGTAGAAAGTGAACGCTTTAGAAGAATTGCGGCACTGACAAATAATTACACGCCGCCAACAGAATCTTGCAATACCTATAAAGTTGCTTTTGCAATGCTGGAAGAATTTGAAAAAGATTTACGAAAACACATTCATTTAGAGAATAATATCTTGTTTCCAAAAGTAATTGAACTGGAAAAAACTTTCGAAAAAGTACTGTAA